A part of Caretta caretta isolate rCarCar2 chromosome 1, rCarCar1.hap1, whole genome shotgun sequence genomic DNA contains:
- the LOC142070798 gene encoding uncharacterized protein LOC142070798 — protein sequence MQSSSAEVTMMESQNRKRAPAWTEREVRDLIAVWGEESVLSELRSSFRNAKTFLKISQGMKDRGHNRDPKQCRVKLKELRQAYQKTREANGRSGSEPQTCRFYDELHAILGGSATTTPAVLFDSFNGDGGNTEVGFGDEEDDEEEVVDSSQQASGETGFPDSQELFLTLDLEPVPPEPTQGCLLDSAGGEGTSAACVSMITGSSPSQRLVKLRKKKKRTRDEMFSELMLSSHTDRAQTNAWRQIMSECRKAQNDREERWRAEESKWRAEESKWRAEDRAEAQRWRQRDERRQDSMLRLLQDQTSMLQCMVELQQRQLEHRLPLQPLCNQPPSSPSSIASTPRRPRTRWGGLRPTSHSPTEDCPKKRRLSFNKF from the exons atgcagagctcatcagcagaggtgaccatgatggagtcccagaatcgcaaaagagctccagcatggactgaacgggaggtacgggatctgatcgctgtttggggagaggaatccgtgctatcagaactccgttccagttttcgaaatgccaaaacctttctgaaaatctcccagggcatgaaggacagaggccataacagggacccgaagcagtgccgcgtgaaactgaaggagctgaggcaagcctaccagaaaaccagagaggcgaacggccgctccgggtcagagccccaaacatgccgcttctatgatgagctgcatgccattttagggggttcagccaccactaccccagccgtgttgtttgactccttcaatggagatggaggcaatacagaagtaggttttggggacgaagaagatgatgaggaggaggttgtagatagctcacagcaagcaagcggagaaaccggttttcccgacagccaggaactgtttctcaccctagacctggagccagtaccccccgaacccacccaaggctgcctcctggactcagcaggcggagaagggacctctg ctgcatgtgtttcaatgatcacaggatcttctccttcccagaggctagtgaagcttagaaagaaaaaaaaacgcactcgcgatgaaatgttctccgagctcatgctgtcctcccacactgacagagcacagacgaatgcgtggaggcaaataatgtcagagtgcaggaaagcacaaaatgaccgggaggagaggtggagggctgaagagagtaagtggcgggctgaagagagtaagtggcgggctgaagacagggctgaagctcaaaggtggcggcagcgtgatgagaggaggcaggattcaatgctgaggctgctgcaggaccaaaccagtatgctccagtgtatggttgagctgcagcaaaggcagctggagcacagactgccactgcagcccctctgtaaccaaccgccctcctccccaagttccatagcctccacacccagacgcccaagaacacggtggggaggcctccggccaaccagccactcccccacagaggattgcccaaaaaaaagaaggctgtcattcaataaattttaa